In Leptospira sp. WS58.C1, a single genomic region encodes these proteins:
- a CDS encoding transposase encodes MQNFDLKKPEKTGFEYNPLEMQSFDQNLLYPLLPFLTNRARATPAVEKRNLDSGKRSSSKTSSKFKHAGINIPFFEQITKKILNDFYKKFCPHCEDQILDKEISTRPDVIRCRVCHYQTSRLSSTPLQQFKLPLWMFGYVFHESFIQHPKVLTSTEITKRLGISYKAALLLKRRFQIFASEQLEIYKRITFKLLEDEFRDFNLPPNENTDITKKMAKRSYICADTAVLYSASARANKGRKRFRHSGATASIYLSDKLGGKQIGTLVHTIAVKRGPVFFHSVPNQKANTLGPIIKEHLPIRTPLFTDQGYRWLWGIYRNHRSVNHNAKSKKGRYRWARNRWSKYGVHSQVAEGNQRLLKTSFGAYCYTTPEYSTLYLNEFAFLKNAKVLGLDILIQDGAEDSVGIGAMLLLPQHIVQKFP; translated from the coding sequence ATGCAGAATTTTGATCTTAAAAAACCTGAAAAAACAGGCTTTGAATACAATCCATTGGAAATGCAGAGCTTTGATCAAAATTTGTTATATCCCCTGTTACCATTTCTCACAAATCGCGCGCGAGCAACCCCCGCTGTCGAGAAGCGGAATTTAGATTCCGGTAAAAGATCATCTTCCAAAACCTCTAGCAAATTCAAGCATGCAGGAATTAATATTCCATTCTTCGAACAGATCACCAAGAAGATCCTGAATGATTTTTACAAAAAGTTTTGTCCTCATTGCGAAGACCAAATTCTGGATAAAGAAATCTCAACTAGACCGGATGTGATTCGTTGTAGAGTTTGTCATTACCAAACTTCCAGACTCTCATCCACTCCCCTTCAACAATTCAAACTTCCACTTTGGATGTTTGGATATGTATTTCACGAATCTTTCATCCAACATCCAAAAGTTCTCACTTCAACAGAGATCACAAAGAGATTAGGAATCTCATATAAGGCAGCTTTACTCCTCAAAAGAAGATTCCAAATATTTGCATCCGAACAATTGGAAATATATAAACGAATTACATTCAAACTCTTAGAAGATGAATTTCGAGACTTTAACCTTCCTCCAAATGAGAATACGGATATAACAAAGAAAATGGCAAAGCGTTCGTATATTTGCGCAGATACAGCCGTTTTGTATTCCGCATCTGCCAGAGCAAATAAAGGAAGAAAACGGTTCCGTCACAGTGGAGCAACTGCTTCCATATACCTCTCAGATAAACTTGGTGGAAAACAAATTGGAACCTTAGTTCATACAATCGCAGTAAAGCGTGGGCCAGTATTCTTTCACTCGGTTCCAAATCAAAAAGCAAATACTCTCGGACCAATCATCAAAGAACATTTGCCAATTCGAACTCCACTATTCACGGACCAAGGATACCGTTGGCTTTGGGGAATATACAGAAATCATAGATCGGTAAATCATAATGCAAAATCGAAAAAAGGAAGGTATCGCTGGGCCAGGAATAGATGGAGCAAATACGGAGTGCATTCTCAGGTAGCAGAAGGAAACCAGAGATTACTCAAAACTTCCTTTGGTGCATATTGCTATACAACACCAGAATACTCGACCTTGTATCTGAATGAATTCGCGTTTCTCAAGAACGCAAAAGTCCTCGGACTCGACATTCTAATTCAAGATGGAGCCGAAGACTCTGTGGGGATTGGAGCTATGTTATTACTACCTCAACACATCGTTCAGAAGTTTCCCTAA
- a CDS encoding fumarylacetoacetate hydrolase family protein, with translation MARNYVRFRKDERIDWAKFTEGKVYPLEIGDLDTRKFLEFSKKDSSNPGSKSYKLSEVTLLSPISSPCQIVCQGANYRQHLIESGLDPDDKSYNLFFTKSDASLTSPMGEVIRPKHVKLLDYEIELGLVFGKSINSYTEVNSGNISEYVAAIFMANDVSARDIQLPQLQWYKGKSYRTFLPAGPVLAVLEPGDFELLNSLELTLLVNDRVRQHDTISNLVFKPEETITELSSFCNVSPGDVLLTGTPSGCALRAPGKMVQKIAGLLSERKKWELFVKGQSKRSQYLQPGDMIRSFIRTADRRIDLGDQFLKVVQES, from the coding sequence ATGGCTAGGAATTACGTACGTTTCCGAAAAGATGAACGGATAGATTGGGCAAAATTCACTGAAGGTAAGGTGTATCCTCTCGAAATAGGGGACTTGGATACGCGCAAATTTTTGGAATTCTCCAAGAAGGATAGTTCTAATCCGGGATCCAAGAGTTATAAACTTTCGGAAGTAACATTACTTTCTCCTATTTCTTCACCTTGTCAAATCGTCTGCCAAGGTGCGAATTATAGACAACATCTGATAGAATCCGGACTTGATCCGGACGATAAGAGTTATAATCTTTTTTTTACCAAATCGGACGCATCCCTGACTTCTCCGATGGGAGAAGTGATCCGACCTAAACATGTCAAACTTCTGGATTATGAGATTGAACTCGGTCTTGTTTTCGGGAAATCCATAAATTCTTATACGGAAGTGAATTCCGGGAATATATCGGAATATGTGGCCGCTATCTTTATGGCGAACGATGTATCAGCAAGAGATATACAACTTCCCCAATTGCAGTGGTATAAGGGAAAATCTTACCGAACTTTTCTGCCGGCGGGGCCGGTGTTGGCTGTTTTGGAGCCGGGAGACTTTGAGTTACTGAATAGTCTGGAATTGACCTTGCTTGTGAACGATCGAGTCAGGCAACATGATACGATTTCCAATTTGGTATTCAAACCGGAGGAAACTATCACTGAACTATCTAGTTTTTGTAATGTATCCCCCGGCGACGTTTTGTTGACCGGCACTCCTTCCGGATGCGCACTTAGAGCTCCGGGCAAAATGGTGCAAAAGATCGCCGGTCTTCTTTCCGAAAGAAAGAAATGGGAACTTTTCGTCAAAGGGCAAAGTAAAAGGTCCCAGTATTTACAGCCTGGGGATATGATTCGTTCTTTCATACGGACTGCTGATCGTAGGATCGATCTGGGAGACCAATTCTTAAAGGTGGTCCAAGAATCGTGA
- a CDS encoding ATP-grasp domain-containing protein: protein MKKKGYFLSLGAGKNQLPLISAAKALGLEVAAVDKNDKAPGFAMASLRIIESTFEYRRILRAVAENPLPTPIVGIGTRSFGKATYSTAYLAEKLKLRYASTESVLKFSDKQILKENLAPKGIRVPREIPASEIKAKSKSFPYPWILKPSQGSGKSGIQLVESDSDLKSISNLISPKKQPKSKTSANSPHPETWLLEEYIPGPEYTVLGLVDESDFHLVNISLKETSSFPPFLEAAHRLPFPKSELEGEIKMLCRAIVKATGLKNCPFVAEFRSDENGDLVLIEAAPEVGGEYLADVLVPGYSGYDYFTNLVKLLVGEPITPPPSSLEIPKKLKSQVRFDIPPRGISVLKSWENFPTNYGETILLNQNLKELGSKLDTSLGNETRTRVLCLKSKVSSSEEEWNGSVKNRLKAEYEAR, encoded by the coding sequence ATGAAGAAAAAAGGGTATTTTCTCTCCTTAGGAGCCGGTAAAAACCAGTTACCCTTGATCTCTGCTGCAAAAGCCCTGGGCTTGGAAGTAGCCGCAGTGGATAAAAACGATAAGGCCCCCGGGTTTGCGATGGCAAGCTTGCGGATCATCGAGTCCACTTTCGAATACAGAAGGATCTTAAGAGCAGTCGCGGAAAATCCTTTACCTACTCCGATCGTCGGTATCGGCACAAGGTCCTTCGGAAAGGCGACGTATAGCACCGCCTATCTTGCAGAAAAACTCAAACTGAGATATGCAAGTACGGAATCCGTATTAAAATTTTCTGATAAACAAATCTTAAAGGAAAATCTAGCCCCAAAAGGGATTAGAGTCCCAAGAGAGATACCGGCATCGGAGATCAAGGCTAAATCCAAATCTTTTCCGTATCCCTGGATCTTAAAACCCAGCCAAGGAAGCGGTAAATCCGGGATCCAACTCGTGGAATCCGATTCCGATCTGAAATCCATTTCTAATCTAATATCTCCCAAAAAACAACCCAAGTCAAAAACTTCTGCCAATTCTCCTCATCCGGAAACCTGGCTTTTGGAAGAATATATTCCAGGTCCTGAATATACCGTTTTAGGATTGGTGGATGAATCCGATTTTCATCTGGTAAATATTTCCTTAAAGGAAACTTCTTCTTTTCCCCCTTTTTTGGAAGCCGCTCATAGGCTCCCCTTTCCTAAATCCGAATTGGAAGGCGAGATCAAGATGTTATGTAGGGCGATCGTAAAGGCCACAGGTTTGAAAAATTGTCCATTTGTGGCCGAATTCAGATCGGATGAGAATGGAGATCTCGTTCTGATCGAAGCCGCTCCCGAAGTGGGCGGTGAATATCTGGCGGATGTTCTTGTGCCAGGTTATTCCGGTTACGATTATTTTACCAACCTGGTCAAACTTTTGGTGGGAGAGCCGATTACTCCTCCGCCTTCTAGTTTAGAAATTCCTAAAAAACTAAAATCTCAAGTCCGTTTTGATATTCCACCCAGAGGTATTTCCGTCCTAAAATCCTGGGAAAATTTTCCAACAAATTACGGTGAAACAATTCTTTTGAACCAAAATCTGAAAGAACTTGGTTCTAAACTGGACACCTCTTTAGGAAATGAAACAAGGACCAGAGTCCTTTGTTTAAAGTCGAAGGTGTCTTCTTCGGAAGAGGAATGGAATGGTAGTGTGAAAAACCGTTTGAAGGCGGAATATGAAGCCCGCTGA
- a CDS encoding class I SAM-dependent methyltransferase, with amino-acid sequence MKPADHPSKEVWETHYTRPKAKLSYPDENLVRMISKFPASSPSPKALDFGTGSGRHCVLLKDFGYEVYAADYSENSIQSVKESYPWVKTFLLNSPPYPFEEENFDLIVSWGVLHYNSPDLAKSMLDDNFRILKKGGYLAASVRAEGDTHLKAEKGKIGTTDLAGGATWFYSKEDVQALLKNFSSFEIGYTERTPLGKLDERICHWIFLAQK; translated from the coding sequence ATGAAGCCCGCTGATCATCCTTCTAAAGAAGTTTGGGAAACTCATTATACTAGGCCCAAGGCAAAACTTTCGTATCCGGATGAAAACTTAGTTCGGATGATCTCTAAATTCCCTGCTTCTTCCCCTTCTCCTAAGGCTTTGGATTTCGGAACCGGTTCCGGCAGGCATTGTGTTCTTTTAAAAGATTTCGGATATGAAGTGTATGCTGCGGATTACAGCGAAAATTCCATCCAATCCGTGAAGGAATCTTATCCATGGGTCAAAACGTTTCTTTTAAATTCCCCTCCTTATCCTTTTGAAGAGGAGAACTTCGATCTTATCGTCAGCTGGGGAGTTCTACATTATAATTCTCCGGATCTCGCCAAATCTATGTTAGATGATAACTTCCGTATTCTAAAAAAAGGAGGTTATCTCGCAGCCTCCGTAAGAGCGGAAGGAGACACACATCTTAAAGCGGAGAAAGGAAAAATCGGAACAACGGATCTTGCGGGTGGCGCCACTTGGTTCTATTCCAAAGAAGATGTGCAGGCTCTTCTGAAAAATTTTTCTTCCTTTGAGATCGGTTATACGGAAAGAACTCCATTAGGAAAATTGGATGAGAGGATTTGTCATTGGATCTTCCTCGCCCAAAAATAA
- a CDS encoding flagellar hook-basal body protein: MLRGMYTGSNGMIVQQTRMDVISNNLANVDKTAFKRDTTLFKTFPELLIHRFNEDGVGKVPMGSFDTAPVVGKLGLGAEVNEIYTRFEQGAVKKTDNPFDMMLQDRPGTEHPAFFSVLTNRGERLSRSGAFVLDTNGYLVTPQGFPLMGENGPIKVARGNFLIKENGEVWINGEIGNDPRNSVGADKNRFETPVLLDRIKIRTVENPRHLDKEGDSFYNDTPESGEPRPFLLEEEPNLLQGYLEASNVSVVTEMVEMIEVNRSYEANQKTVQTQDQMLGKLLNDVLR, translated from the coding sequence ATGTTAAGAGGAATGTACACCGGATCTAACGGGATGATCGTGCAGCAGACGCGCATGGACGTTATCTCCAACAATCTTGCAAACGTGGACAAGACTGCATTCAAAAGGGACACAACGTTGTTCAAAACTTTTCCGGAACTTCTGATCCATCGATTCAATGAGGACGGAGTAGGTAAGGTGCCTATGGGTTCCTTCGATACGGCTCCCGTGGTCGGCAAACTCGGGTTAGGCGCCGAAGTGAATGAAATTTATACAAGATTCGAACAAGGGGCTGTGAAGAAGACGGACAATCCTTTCGACATGATGCTGCAAGATAGGCCTGGCACGGAACATCCCGCATTTTTTAGCGTATTGACCAATAGAGGTGAAAGACTTTCTCGCTCCGGGGCTTTCGTTTTGGATACGAACGGCTATTTGGTGACTCCTCAGGGTTTTCCTCTGATGGGTGAGAACGGGCCGATCAAAGTCGCTCGCGGAAATTTTTTAATCAAAGAAAATGGAGAAGTTTGGATCAACGGAGAAATCGGTAACGATCCTCGTAATTCCGTTGGAGCCGATAAGAATAGATTCGAAACTCCTGTTCTTTTGGATCGTATCAAGATCCGCACTGTGGAAAATCCTCGTCACTTAGATAAAGAAGGCGACTCTTTCTATAACGATACCCCCGAGTCGGGCGAGCCAAGACCTTTTCTTTTGGAAGAAGAACCGAATCTTCTACAAGGTTATTTAGAAGCTTCTAATGTGAGTGTCGTAACTGAAATGGTGGAGATGATCGAAGTGAACCGTTCTTACGAAGCGAATCAGAAGACCGTTCAGACTCAGGATCAGATGTTAGGGAAACTTCTGAACGATGTGTTGAGGTAG
- a CDS encoding helix-turn-helix domain-containing protein — protein MDYESFQRSVSKRIKQLRLDKKLSQEELTGLDMGVRVYQRIESGDGAPSLQSLFKIAKALGVHPKELLNVPIPEDKPKKAK, from the coding sequence ATGGATTATGAATCCTTTCAAAGAAGCGTCAGCAAACGAATCAAACAACTGAGGTTGGATAAGAAACTTTCCCAGGAAGAATTAACCGGTTTGGATATGGGAGTTCGGGTTTATCAAAGGATAGAATCCGGTGACGGAGCACCGAGTTTACAGAGTTTATTCAAAATTGCAAAAGCTCTTGGAGTTCATCCAAAGGAATTATTGAACGTTCCAATTCCGGAAGATAAGCCCAAAAAAGCGAAATAA
- a CDS encoding class I SAM-dependent methyltransferase, with the protein MSLDLPRPKIIQEECPLAGDCDWEPLYRSEFNKFDLPIQICKTCGFQAQFPRPEPESLYTEEYYTGNQEFTYRDERQTEKFDRYVWFARLKNISKFKSSGNFLDIGCSFGGFLECAKEKGFIPYGVEISPFSAKQAEARGFKIWQGQFLDADIPENFFDVITLIEVIEHLENPKEVFNKLSKILKPGGLLLIQTANFDAWQAIEAGKNYHYYLPGHVYYYSAKILRKILAVRGFVRQITYLGVDFPLSAKLLKSRGSFSRWTDYLKWFWISFYHFKSKLSKKGIPLTSSMVHYAIKK; encoded by the coding sequence TTGTCATTGGATCTTCCTCGCCCAAAAATAATCCAAGAAGAATGTCCTCTCGCCGGGGACTGCGACTGGGAACCTTTATACAGATCGGAATTTAATAAGTTCGATCTCCCGATACAAATTTGTAAAACCTGCGGCTTCCAAGCCCAATTTCCAAGACCGGAACCCGAGTCGTTATATACGGAAGAATATTATACGGGTAACCAGGAATTCACGTATAGGGACGAAAGACAGACCGAAAAATTCGATCGATATGTTTGGTTTGCCCGCTTAAAAAATATTTCCAAGTTCAAATCTTCCGGGAATTTTTTGGATATCGGTTGCTCTTTCGGAGGTTTTTTAGAATGCGCTAAAGAAAAAGGATTCATACCTTACGGTGTGGAAATTTCTCCTTTTTCCGCCAAACAAGCGGAAGCGAGAGGTTTTAAGATTTGGCAGGGTCAATTCTTAGATGCGGACATTCCGGAAAATTTTTTCGATGTGATCACCTTGATCGAAGTGATCGAACATTTAGAAAACCCAAAGGAAGTTTTTAATAAACTTTCCAAGATCCTAAAACCCGGCGGTTTACTTCTCATCCAAACCGCGAATTTTGACGCCTGGCAGGCCATAGAAGCCGGTAAAAATTATCACTATTATTTGCCGGGTCATGTGTATTATTATTCTGCAAAAATCCTTCGGAAAATTCTTGCCGTACGAGGATTCGTAAGACAGATTACCTACCTCGGAGTGGACTTCCCTCTTTCCGCCAAACTTTTAAAATCCAGGGGAAGTTTTTCCAGATGGACGGATTATTTGAAATGGTTCTGGATCTCTTTTTACCATTTCAAAAGTAAACTTTCCAAAAAAGGAATACCGCTCACTTCGTCTATGGTGCATTACGCGATTAAGAAATGA
- a CDS encoding YhjD/YihY/BrkB family envelope integrity protein, protein MNSHPNTKYSRFFDYIPDAGLGRKLNFTVRVLAASAYRFAKDECLIKASGISYTTIVSLIPMLVVALSLLTITSGLDNRKEEIFDKINAFFLVSNINLDINPYLDTLGELIDAARQIGAIGFILLVFSATTVLRSLENSFNSIWRIEEKRSVLQEFVFYFFVLSIGPLLLVIGDNLAKKVTDVFRPPHYLSMDKDAENHIWISGENGTLFRMDSGLKRDYYLDEKDIDLKNIRCVDSFGVRVDFCEKPDISKENFVRVSVKDGKVYALSEKGLFLSKPVDGSVWNAIYFDNCNFKDFEYINEGNFYLIFSNGEVLHFFTQGRSYKPVFTNVLKIRANRVYFPEPYLGYIVDEDGNVWKSEDSGYTWNATKITGHGLKDIHRIRPGELFVTGERGSVFKTEDGGYSWKNLSHKRYTFSKVWSIENEESADIFLLDALGNILVSIDGGEHWNTFYIPVKGKVFASGLLDRSANGRFRLLNIGEYRKISLSEYKDVKYETVILQGGESVFSPYNILKFFFPLIGIWLFFLALFTLIPNTKVPIRASSWGAGFTSVIFLIFLYGFQVYITSFSETTMIVYKALASIPIFLIGVYSLSLIVLFGAEVTACVQYPERYYAPFQLIEEHHTAFSYEFRKLIGVLKAVYSVQKESKIAPRNGDLAVKSGLHAEEIPRLTKTLSEVGLLVETNEGGAWLPVVSGEDLTLGDFYRRIPEPLLKEDPSFHVYPDKVREKMDKAESSLQKDLDAINFRDLID, encoded by the coding sequence ATGAATTCCCATCCGAATACAAAGTACAGTAGATTTTTCGATTATATTCCGGACGCAGGTTTAGGAAGGAAACTGAACTTTACGGTTCGTGTTCTGGCTGCTTCCGCCTATCGTTTTGCCAAAGACGAATGTCTCATAAAGGCTTCCGGTATTTCTTATACTACGATCGTATCCTTAATTCCGATGCTTGTAGTGGCCCTTTCCCTACTGACGATCACTTCCGGATTGGACAATCGTAAGGAAGAAATATTCGATAAAATTAATGCGTTTTTTCTGGTTAGTAATATCAATTTAGATATAAATCCGTATTTGGACACTCTGGGAGAATTGATCGATGCAGCCAGACAAATAGGCGCCATCGGCTTCATCCTTTTGGTATTTTCCGCAACCACCGTCTTAAGGTCCTTGGAGAATTCGTTTAACTCCATCTGGAGGATAGAAGAAAAAAGATCCGTTCTACAAGAATTCGTATTTTACTTTTTTGTTCTTTCTATCGGTCCTCTTCTATTGGTGATCGGGGATAATCTTGCTAAAAAGGTAACCGATGTATTCCGCCCTCCCCATTATCTGAGCATGGATAAGGATGCGGAAAATCATATCTGGATCTCTGGCGAGAACGGCACACTCTTTCGAATGGATTCCGGCCTCAAACGGGACTATTATTTGGATGAGAAGGATATAGATCTAAAAAATATCCGCTGCGTAGATTCTTTCGGGGTTCGTGTGGATTTTTGCGAAAAACCGGACATCTCTAAGGAAAACTTCGTCCGAGTTTCCGTTAAAGACGGAAAAGTGTATGCTCTTTCCGAAAAAGGATTATTTCTCTCCAAACCCGTAGACGGTTCCGTCTGGAATGCGATCTATTTCGACAATTGCAATTTTAAAGATTTTGAATATATCAACGAAGGGAATTTTTATTTGATCTTCTCCAATGGGGAAGTCCTACATTTTTTCACCCAAGGAAGAAGTTATAAGCCGGTATTCACGAATGTTCTAAAAATCCGAGCAAATCGTGTATATTTTCCCGAACCGTATTTAGGATACATTGTTGATGAAGACGGGAATGTTTGGAAGAGTGAAGACAGCGGTTATACTTGGAATGCCACTAAGATCACAGGTCACGGATTAAAGGATATCCATAGGATCAGGCCGGGAGAACTTTTTGTCACTGGAGAAAGAGGTTCCGTTTTTAAAACGGAAGATGGTGGATACTCTTGGAAAAATCTCAGCCATAAAAGATACACATTTAGCAAAGTTTGGTCCATAGAAAATGAAGAATCAGCGGATATTTTTCTTCTGGACGCTCTTGGAAATATTCTGGTCTCCATAGACGGTGGAGAGCATTGGAATACTTTTTATATTCCCGTAAAAGGTAAGGTATTCGCTTCCGGATTATTGGATAGAAGTGCGAACGGAAGATTCAGATTATTGAATATCGGAGAATATAGAAAAATCAGTCTTTCCGAATACAAGGATGTGAAATACGAGACAGTCATCCTGCAAGGAGGAGAGTCGGTATTCTCACCTTATAATATTCTAAAATTCTTCTTCCCTTTGATCGGGATCTGGCTTTTCTTCTTGGCGTTATTCACCTTGATCCCGAACACAAAAGTCCCGATCCGAGCTTCGTCTTGGGGAGCTGGTTTCACTAGCGTGATCTTTTTGATTTTTCTTTATGGATTCCAAGTATACATCACCTCCTTCTCCGAAACCACGATGATTGTTTATAAGGCCCTCGCCTCGATCCCTATCTTCTTGATCGGCGTGTATTCCTTATCTCTCATTGTTCTATTCGGAGCGGAAGTGACCGCTTGTGTACAATATCCGGAAAGATATTACGCCCCCTTCCAATTGATAGAAGAACATCATACTGCCTTTAGTTACGAATTCAGAAAGTTGATCGGAGTTTTAAAAGCGGTCTACTCGGTCCAAAAAGAAAGTAAGATCGCTCCTCGAAACGGTGACCTTGCCGTCAAATCTGGACTTCATGCGGAAGAAATTCCTAGGCTCACTAAAACATTATCAGAAGTTGGACTTCTGGTTGAAACGAATGAAGGAGGAGCCTGGTTGCCAGTTGTATCGGGGGAAGATCTGACTCTCGGAGATTTTTATCGTAGGATACCGGAACCACTTTTAAAAGAAGATCCGTCTTTTCATGTCTATCCTGATAAGGTTCGGGAAAAAATGGATAAAGCGGAATCTTCCCTGCAAAAAGATCTGGATGCGATTAACTTTAGAGACTTGATCGATTAA
- a CDS encoding SDR family oxidoreductase — MHSFFKDKVVWITGASSGIGEALAAELKDTGAKLILSARRKEELIRVKEALGKTDENCLVLPFDLEKYSSIESLPDRAIRKFGKVDVLINNGGISQRSLAHETSIHAYESILKVNFLGNIALTLALLPHFRKRREGYVISISSVAGKFGVPLRSGYSASKSALTGFYESIRAENKNVNLKVLLVYPGFVKTKISENAISGNGTKHGKMDQAIENGIEVEECAKEILSSISSGRMEKIIAGPKEKFAIYLHKYFPNIFARFIARAKVT, encoded by the coding sequence ATCCATTCCTTTTTTAAAGATAAAGTGGTTTGGATTACCGGAGCATCTTCCGGAATAGGGGAGGCATTGGCAGCCGAGTTGAAAGATACCGGTGCTAAATTAATTCTTTCTGCAAGAAGAAAAGAAGAATTAATACGAGTAAAAGAAGCATTAGGAAAAACTGATGAAAACTGTTTGGTTCTTCCTTTCGATTTGGAAAAGTATTCTTCTATCGAAAGTTTGCCCGATCGAGCGATCCGCAAATTCGGTAAAGTAGACGTTCTGATCAATAACGGAGGGATTAGCCAACGATCTTTGGCTCATGAGACCTCTATTCATGCATATGAATCGATTTTGAAAGTGAATTTTTTAGGAAACATCGCTCTGACCCTTGCGCTCCTCCCGCATTTTAGAAAAAGGAGAGAAGGATATGTGATTTCCATTTCTAGCGTTGCAGGAAAATTCGGGGTCCCGCTTCGATCAGGATATTCCGCTAGTAAATCCGCTTTGACCGGATTTTACGAATCTATCCGAGCGGAAAATAAAAACGTAAATCTCAAAGTGCTTCTTGTGTATCCTGGATTCGTTAAGACCAAAATTTCCGAAAATGCGATTTCAGGAAACGGAACCAAGCATGGGAAAATGGACCAGGCCATAGAAAACGGTATCGAAGTGGAAGAATGCGCTAAAGAGATTTTATCTTCTATTTCTTCCGGGAGAATGGAAAAAATAATCGCCGGCCCTAAGGAGAAATTCGCAATTTATTTACATAAATACTTTCCGAACATTTTCGCGAGATTTATAGCAAGAGCAAAAGTCACTTAA
- a CDS encoding VOC family protein: protein MKQLPSECPVRSKDPVSKARDIAYVRLGRKNLELAAEYYQDFGLSTFEVSKERILFRGFSSNLPCWSLEKADRDFLLGLGLYISSAEEFERLRRIDGAEVRPLGRFGSGHFPTVTIQDPSGLPVDAVLLPSSLEEMERNRRSRNWNSDGKVTRKNQPQPYEVGPAKVNRLGHAVFLKQEFLKNAQWYCDVFGMIPSDIQILPESKEPVIAFLRCDLGEKLTDHHTIVIASGIDDRLEHCAFELEDLDEVAKGREWLLRRGWKPAWGIGRHILGSQIFDYQRDPSGMLVEHYTDGDKFDDTVPVGFHPISRESLYQWGQDMPEDFLDTELSVEKLIQLVKGIFSGRKIELKRLMELKKVAELSPRSWIKY from the coding sequence ATGAAACAATTACCGTCCGAATGCCCTGTAAGATCGAAGGATCCTGTAAGTAAGGCGAGAGATATTGCATACGTTAGGTTAGGAAGGAAAAATCTAGAATTGGCCGCCGAATACTATCAGGATTTTGGGCTTTCTACCTTTGAAGTATCAAAGGAAAGAATTTTGTTTCGTGGCTTTAGCTCCAATCTGCCCTGTTGGTCTTTGGAAAAGGCCGACAGGGACTTTTTGCTAGGACTCGGATTATATATATCTTCTGCGGAAGAATTCGAAAGGTTAAGAAGAATAGACGGAGCCGAGGTCCGGCCTTTGGGAAGATTCGGCAGCGGTCATTTTCCGACGGTGACGATTCAGGATCCATCCGGCCTTCCAGTGGATGCGGTATTACTTCCTTCTTCTTTGGAGGAAATGGAAAGGAATAGAAGATCTAGAAATTGGAATAGTGACGGAAAGGTCACGCGTAAAAATCAGCCCCAGCCGTATGAGGTGGGACCCGCTAAAGTGAATCGTTTGGGACATGCAGTTTTTTTAAAACAGGAATTTTTAAAGAATGCGCAATGGTATTGCGACGTATTCGGTATGATCCCATCCGATATACAAATACTTCCGGAATCCAAGGAACCGGTGATCGCCTTTTTGCGATGCGATTTGGGAGAAAAACTCACCGATCATCATACTATTGTGATCGCCTCCGGAATAGACGATAGATTGGAACATTGTGCTTTCGAGTTGGAAGATTTGGATGAAGTCGCTAAGGGCCGGGAATGGCTTTTGAGAAGAGGTTGGAAGCCTGCTTGGGGAATCGGGAGGCATATTTTGGGAAGCCAGATATTCGATTATCAGAGAGATCCAAGCGGAATGCTCGTGGAACATTATACGGACGGAGATAAATTCGACGATACGGTTCCGGTAGGCTTTCATCCTATCAGCAGGGAGAGTCTGTACCAATGGGGACAGGATATGCCCGAGGACTTTTTGGATACGGAACTTTCTGTAGAAAAGTTAATTCAGCTTGTAAAAGGTATATTCTCGGGGAGAAAGATCGAGTTGAAGAGACTGATGGAATTGAAAAAGGTCGCCGAACTATCTCCGAGAAGTTGGATTAAATATTAA